In the Rhodoferax fermentans genome, GACCGAGTCAAACAGGGTGATTTGGGTGGTGTTGTCACGCCCCACGGTCTGTCCAGACAACACGCGCCACAGCTCGATCACAGCAAAGTCAGAAGGCAGGTGCTGCAGGTCACCCTCGATGCGGGTTTGCGGCTCAAATTCCACAAACACCTTGGCTGCCCGCAACACATCGGCGTGGATTTCGGTCTTGCCCGGGCAATCGCCACCGACGCCGTTGATGTGCATACCGGCTTCCAGCATGTCGGTCGTGATGATGGCCGCGTTGGTTTTGTCGGCGGTGATGGTGGTCACGATGTCCGCACCGCGCACCGCTTCCCTGACACTCGCGCAGCGCGTCAGGCGCAGACCAGCAGCATCCGGGTTGGCCCGCAGGTTGGCCATCAGCTTGGCCGTGGCCTGGGGGTCAATGTCGTACAGGCGGATGTCGGTGATGTCGAGCAGGTGGTGGAAGGCCAGTGCCTGGAACTCACTTTGGGCGCCGTTGCCAATCAGCGCCATCACCCGGCTATCGGGGCGGGCCAGCGCACGGGCCGCCACCACCGAGGTGGCGGCGGTGCGTAGCGCGGTGGTCAAGGTCATCTCGCTGAGCAGCAACGGCTCGCCCGTGGCCACATCGGCCAACACACCAAACGCCATCACCGTGGGCAGGCCTTTGGCCGTGTTCTTGGGGTGGCCGTTGACGTACTTGAACGCGTAGCGGCTGGCATCGGCAATCGGCATCAGTTCGATCACACCATCAAGTGAGTGGCTCGCCACACGCGGCGCCTTGTCAAAACTGTTCCAGCGCAAAAAATCCTGGTGGATACACGCAGCCAAACCTTGCAGCGTGGTGGCAAAACCTTGGCGGCTGATGAGTGCGGCCACGTCCTGCGGGCTGAGGAACAGCGGGTTGCTGTGGTGGTTCAAGGGGGTGATGGGGCTGGTCATGACGGGTCTCTTGGGATGGGCCAAATTCTGGAAACAGATAAGAACGAGTTTGCCCGTGCATGCAAACAATAACAATCGTCAACTTTGTATAGAAATCGTCACATAATTGCCGTTTTGACAGACTTTGTTGCCACTATGGATGAAATTGACCAACAACTGCTGTCGCTGCTGCGACAGGACGCACGGCTCTCTGTGGCGGCGCTGGCGCTCAAGTTGAAGGTGTCGCGCGGCACCGTGACCAACCGCATCCGCAAGCTCGAAGACGACGGTGTGATCGTGGGTTACACCGTGCGGTTGCGCCCGGACGTGCAACACGACCAGATCACGGCCTGGATGAGCATCGCCGTGGATGGCAACCAGACCCGTGCGGTGATTGCCGCCTTGCTGGGTGAGCCCGGTGTGGCCACCTTGCATGACACCAATGGCCGCTGGGATTTGCTGGCCGAGTTGCGTGCCGAGAGTCTGCAGGAATTGGCCAAGGTGCTGGAACGCATCCGCCTGCTCAAAGGCATCAGCAACACCGAAACCAGCATCCATCTGGAAACCTACCGCCTGTCTTGATCCAGATTCGGCAGTTGCGCGCTTCTTTGACGCAGGTGGGTCGATGGCAAAGGCAATGTCACTATGATGGATGGGCGAAGTCAGCCGCTCAAGTGCTGCGTTGTGACCCAGAGTGGATGACCCCTTTGATTGGCATCGACAACAGGAATAAGAGACATGGTAAATCTGCACAACTTGAAAATTTCGACGCGTCTGTCCGTGGCCTTTGGGCTGCTGATTGCCCTTTTGGTGGTCATTGTCAGCATCGCGTTGTTGCAGATGAAGACCATGCACGCGGTGACGCTGGACATTGCCGAGCAGCAATTGCCGGATGTGGAACTGGTCAATCGCATCAAGATCAACTTCTCCAACCTGCGCATTGACGAGACCCAGCACGTCATGAACCAGGAGGAAAACGGCATGGCCAAGACCGAGCAGGCCATGAAGGAGCGCATGGGCGCCATCAAAACCGACATAGCGTCCTACAAACAACGCCTGACAGGGGCCGAGCAACAGCAGCAGATCCAGGCGCTGGAGGCGGAGTGGCAGAACTACACCACCATCCATCTGCAGATTGTGGACCTGTCCACCAAGCGCGAAAAGTTCACCGCCAGAAGGCTGCTGGAGGGTGACTCCAACGCCTCTTTTGCACGCCTCAACACCTCTTTGAACCAGCTGGGCAGCCTGACACATGACGCAGCCACCGCTGCCACGCAGGCCAGTGGCGCGACCTACGCCAACGCCCGCTACGCCATGCTGGGTGCGCTGCTGGTCTGTGTGTTGCTGGCCGTGGGCGCGGCGGTCTGGCTGATTCGCTCAGTCACTCTGCCGCTGCATGACGCCATTGAGGTCGCCAGCAGGATTGCCGCCGGTGATTTGTCACACGACATTGCGATTGACTCCAGCAACGAAACCGGGCGCCTGCTGCAAGCCTTGCAACGCATGCAAACCAGCTTGCTGGCCATTGTGGAGCAGGTCCGGGAAGGCTCTGGCAACGTGGCCAACGCCAGTGCAGAAATCGCCCAAGGCAACCAGGACTTGAGCGACCGGACCGAGCACCAGGCCAACGCCTTGCAGGTCACCGCATCGTCCATGCACACCTTGGAGTCCACCGTGCGCCAAAACGCCGACAACGCCAGGCAGGCCAATGAACTGGCCCTGACGGCATCGTCTGTCGCCATCAAAGGGGGGGGCGTTGTTGGTGAGGTGGTTGAAACCATGAAAGGCATCAACCAGTCCTCGCGCCAGATCGCCGACATCATCCAGGTGATTGACGGCATTGCGTTTCAAACCAATATTCTGGCGCTCAACGCGGCGGTCGAGGCAGCACGTGCCGGGGAACAAGGCCGTGGTTTTGCGGTGGTGGCGTCCGAGGTGCGCTCCCTGGCGGGCCGCTCCGCCGAGGCCGCCAAGGAGATCAAACAGCTGATTGGTGCCAGTGTGCAGCGGGTCGAGCAGGGCACCGAGCTGGTGGACCGCGCCGGTGCCACCATGTCAGAAATTGTGGCGGCGATTCAGCATGTGTCCGACATTGTGCGCGACATCAGCGCGGCCAGCTCAGCACAAAGCCAAGGGGTGTCACAGGTGGGTGAAGCGATTGGCCAGATGGACCAGACCACCCATCAAAATGCCGCCCTGGTTGAACAAATGGCCGCATCGGCCAACAGCTTGAGAAGCCAGGCCAATGCCCTGGTGGAGGTGGTGGCCGTGTTCAAGCTCGATACCACCACGCGCCAGCCGCGCGCTGGGCAACTGGCGCTGCTGGAAGGCTAAACTGCTTGCATGCAACTCAGCCCGCCCCAGTTATCTGCCCACCTGAACAAGGGGCTAAAAAGCCTCTACACCCTGCATGGTGACGAGCCGCTGCTGATCACCGAGGCGCTGGACGCGATCCGCGCAGCTGCCCGCACCCAGGGTTTTACCGAGCGCACGTCTCACACCGTCAGCGGCGCCAACTTTGACTGGAGTGAGGTGCTGGCCGCCTGCGGGTCGCTGAGCCTGTTTGCTGACAAACAGATCATCGAAATTCGTATACCCAGCGGTAAACCCGGCAAAGACGGCAGTGTGGCGCTGCAGCAACTGGTGGAGCAATCACGTGGCAATGACAGCACCCTGACCCTGGTGGTTCTGCCCCGGCTCGACAAGCTGACCAAAAGCAGCGCCTGGTTTGTGGCGCTGGAGAGTGGCATCACGCTCGAAGTTAACCCGGTCGAGCGTGCTGCCTTGCCGCAGTGGATCGCCCAGCGTCTGGCCGCTCAGGGTCAACGTGTGGTCGCGGGTGAAGAAGGCCAACGCACGCTGCAGTTTTTTGCGGACCGGGTCGAAGGCAACCTGCTGGCCGCGCACCAGGAGATCCAGAAGCTGGCGCTGCTGCACCCGGCGGGCGAGCTGCGTTTTGAACAGATCGAGTCGGCGGTGCTCAATGTCGCACGTTATGACGTGTTCAAGCTGTCCGAGGCGGTGTTGGCCGGTCAGGCAGCGCGGGTGCAACGGATGCTGGATGGTCTTCAGGCCGAGGGTGAGGCCGAGGTGCTGGTGCACTACACCCTGGGCGAGGACATCCGCGCGCTCAAGCGGGTCAAGGATGCCATCAACCGGGGCAGCCCGCTGCCGATGGCGCTGCGTGAACAACGGGTCTGGGGCAACAAGGAGCGTTTGTTCGAGCGCGTGTTGCCACGCCTGAGTGATGCCGATCTGGCGCAGCTGCTGCACAGCGCACACCTGGTGGATGGCATTGTCAAGGGTTTGAAACAAGCCGACTGGCCCAGCGCGCCCTGGCAGGCGTTGGCGCGGCTGGCCATGATGCTGTGTGGGCTGTGCGCCGTGGTACCCGGCAAAGCCGCTGCCGGGCAGCGGAGAATCTAAGGACAAATTGCCTTCAAGCCCTTACCCCGATTGGGGAAGAAGCTATGAATATAAAAGCAGTTGGCAAACGCGATGTCAGCGCTGCAACACCTTGCGGATGGCCTGCGCCAGCTCTTCAGCAACAAATTTGGCCACATACCCGTCGGCACCGACTTTGCGCACATGGTCTTCGTTGGTGGCGCCCGTGAGTGAGGAGTGGATCACCACCGGGAGTTTGCTGAAGCGCGGGTCCTGCTTGATGTTGCGGGTTAGGGTAAAACCATCCATCTCGGGCATTTCCAGGTCGGTCAGCACCATCGCCACCTTGTCACGGATGGTTTGACCCTGCGCCTCGGCCTCTGAGGCCATGGCCTTGAGCCGGTCCCAG is a window encoding:
- a CDS encoding ornithine cyclodeaminase, producing the protein MTSPITPLNHHSNPLFLSPQDVAALISRQGFATTLQGLAACIHQDFLRWNSFDKAPRVASHSLDGVIELMPIADASRYAFKYVNGHPKNTAKGLPTVMAFGVLADVATGEPLLLSEMTLTTALRTAATSVVAARALARPDSRVMALIGNGAQSEFQALAFHHLLDITDIRLYDIDPQATAKLMANLRANPDAAGLRLTRCASVREAVRGADIVTTITADKTNAAIITTDMLEAGMHINGVGGDCPGKTEIHADVLRAAKVFVEFEPQTRIEGDLQHLPSDFAVIELWRVLSGQTVGRDNTTQITLFDSVGFAMEDFSALRYLYTQAQALQLGAPIALMAQLSDPKDLYQLIRPTAAVPGRSVDAAAVTEAF
- a CDS encoding Lrp/AsnC family transcriptional regulator is translated as MDEIDQQLLSLLRQDARLSVAALALKLKVSRGTVTNRIRKLEDDGVIVGYTVRLRPDVQHDQITAWMSIAVDGNQTRAVIAALLGEPGVATLHDTNGRWDLLAELRAESLQELAKVLERIRLLKGISNTETSIHLETYRLS
- a CDS encoding methyl-accepting chemotaxis protein codes for the protein MVNLHNLKISTRLSVAFGLLIALLVVIVSIALLQMKTMHAVTLDIAEQQLPDVELVNRIKINFSNLRIDETQHVMNQEENGMAKTEQAMKERMGAIKTDIASYKQRLTGAEQQQQIQALEAEWQNYTTIHLQIVDLSTKREKFTARRLLEGDSNASFARLNTSLNQLGSLTHDAATAATQASGATYANARYAMLGALLVCVLLAVGAAVWLIRSVTLPLHDAIEVASRIAAGDLSHDIAIDSSNETGRLLQALQRMQTSLLAIVEQVREGSGNVANASAEIAQGNQDLSDRTEHQANALQVTASSMHTLESTVRQNADNARQANELALTASSVAIKGGGVVGEVVETMKGINQSSRQIADIIQVIDGIAFQTNILALNAAVEAARAGEQGRGFAVVASEVRSLAGRSAEAAKEIKQLIGASVQRVEQGTELVDRAGATMSEIVAAIQHVSDIVRDISAASSAQSQGVSQVGEAIGQMDQTTHQNAALVEQMAASANSLRSQANALVEVVAVFKLDTTTRQPRAGQLALLEG
- the holA gene encoding DNA polymerase III subunit delta, with amino-acid sequence MQLSPPQLSAHLNKGLKSLYTLHGDEPLLITEALDAIRAAARTQGFTERTSHTVSGANFDWSEVLAACGSLSLFADKQIIEIRIPSGKPGKDGSVALQQLVEQSRGNDSTLTLVVLPRLDKLTKSSAWFVALESGITLEVNPVERAALPQWIAQRLAAQGQRVVAGEEGQRTLQFFADRVEGNLLAAHQEIQKLALLHPAGELRFEQIESAVLNVARYDVFKLSEAVLAGQAARVQRMLDGLQAEGEAEVLVHYTLGEDIRALKRVKDAINRGSPLPMALREQRVWGNKERLFERVLPRLSDADLAQLLHSAHLVDGIVKGLKQADWPSAPWQALARLAMMLCGLCAVVPGKAAAGQRRI